TCGAATTGCAAAACATTCttttaccaaataatttgatGGTTTGCTGTTTCAAAAGATCTGAATTCATTGTACTCAGATTTTAATCTTAAAGCTAAGATGCTGAGCTTTCTTGTCTACTTGAAATCAAAGGGAGTAACCTTCAGGCATTAATTCAACTATTCTGGTCAAGTTTGTCAATGTTTCACGACCCATCTCCATTAAAGGTGACTGCAAATTATTCCATATTTTTCTTATGACCTATCTCTATGTTATCTTGGGCTCCTGCTGCCGTCTCTCGGGGCCATCTGACACAAATCCAACCCCCTCCCCTCCCACCCcactccaaaaaaaaagaaaaaacaaaaaagatcCTTCTTATGTCAACTTTcccagaaaagagaaaaaatgtatAGCTTTTGGATAGAAATATCTTTCAGGAGAAGAGTCATGCAATCATCTCACTACTTGTGAAACAATGTAACTTGGCTGGCAAATTggtcttttgaattttttaattggCTAGTTTGAAACTTGACACGTTTATATTCACTTCACATATAACATAGATTTCTAAAACTACGAAACCGAGCTAAAACTATCTGAAGTCAACCAAAACCAGTTGACATTGGGGTTTTTTCCTGCTGGGTTGTTTTCAACCTATTTCATCAACTGTTTCTGACCCTGTGCTAACTGAAACAGACAAGAGACTATACTTTCTACCTTACAGTTTAAGGTTATAACACGTATCTGATATAATAACACTAACTAACGATTGCAACATCTCTTACCTTCTTCACCACTTGCACATTTTTCAAGCACATGCTAGGTTGTTCTCATCTAGAAAGCATTGGACTGTCTCTCCCTTTTCATGCTCTCAAATCATTCTGCAGTCTGAATGTCTGTTAAGTCTGATTTGACATACTTAACTAGCCAATTTGCTGAAATAGTTATCTTGACTGCGTGTATGTTTTGTTGTCTGGATTTTAGCTTTGATAATTCTGAGGACATATTGATCTAAGGCCAGTTTATGTAATAATCTGTAGTTGGGAACAAGTTATCCTATGTTATCAAGGTTCAGACAGTTGCAAATAAGGATCCATAAAGCCGACACAAAATAGTCTGGACAAGGCTAGATGGTTTATCAAGGTTCTGATGATTTGGCTTATGCAGACAAGGTACTGATGTAAGATACCTTTATCATTTACCAAGGAAAATTCCTTGAACCTTCGATGACAGTACATAACATAAAGATAAACAAAAACTTTCCATAACCTTTTAGTTTTTGATGAATATATGCAAATCAACAATGACATGCAAGCAAAATTTCAATGGATCAATATTTGAATTTTCTTATTGACCGCTTGCTCTCTTCTTGCAATATATGGTTAATTTTGGTAAGTAATGTGCACCAAATGCTTGTCTGGGACATTTCAACTGTCTCATGGAGCTGCAATTTCTAGTTCTGTTTTTAAGAGCTAAATTGACACCTCGGAAGGGGAGAAATGATATGTGAATTTTGCATGATTCAGGTGAAGATGTTTTCTTAATATGCCagagaaaaaatttaagaatctcTAAAGACTGGGTAGGGAACCAGTGGGTCGATATCGTAGCTAAGCCAGATATCTTGTCAGCAATATCTTCAGTTAGCCATGGAGCAAAGCTAACTTCCTGCTCAATCTTCCCCAAGAGGGCAGAATCAGGCAGTTCTGCAATGTCAGACCAAGATGTCATCACCACACAAGCCAATTCAAATGAAGAAGATAAACAAGCAGAAACCAGCTTGAGTGATAAAACTGATGTAAACATGAAGCAAGTTAATTCAAGAAAGCGGCTGAGGAATGAAAGTTCTGGGGAAGACTCTGAGGAAAAGGAATGCATAGGTGGTGACTAGAGTTGAAGGCTGGCAGATGAAGTTGGAACAGGCCTGCTTTCAAGTTTTTTGTATATAAACATGTGAGTAtagaatatcatatataataaGCATGATGATGTTACTTTCTGGGGTCAAATTAACTGCACAGTAATTAGGAGAACAATGAATGGATGTGCACTGACTGAAGACTTGGCGATCTTTGTACCTTTAGTTTAAGCTTTTGCCATTTTATCTAGCATTTAATTCGAGATTCAGGCCTTGAGTATCTGGTAAGAAATGGCCCCTCTTCCATCTTGGTTCCAATTGTGCCACTAGGGTTTCCAGGTGTGTTATGGGAATATAATCCAAGCCTACATTAATTTTTCATGGTAATTTTATATATGGAACTAACTGTGTCTACTTTTCTGTTAACAGCTTATGTTTTCGTCTCTTCATGTGATCCTTGGTGCCATCTTATCATTTTTGGCCCTATCTCCAGCACTGTGTAGCTAAACTAGGAAATGTCTGAAGAACAATAGAGACCAATTTGTTCTGTAGACAGGTGAAGTTTATCTGAACTTGTGGAACCTTATAACCCGCCACAATCTTTATTCTGAAAGCCTTGGTCCCCTGCAGAAGTATGTTGGATCTTTGCATTAGTGGCTCAGCAGCTGTGACTAGATGTTATGCTCAGTGAAGTTATCACCATGTTAATTCTCTTGTCACCGATGTAGTGGTATTTTATTTGATTCAAGCGCTTATTTTTAGCATTTAAATTGGATGAGTCAGGATCCATTATACCCATCCTTATTGGAGTCACGATTCTTTTGGTCAGGCATATGGCATGTGGTTTGGGAATTGGTGGCAGTGTTTGATGGTCCTTTTCACCTTCGCACCACTCCCCCTTCTATCTTAAGTCTTGCAGTAAAGTCAATGGCATTCATTTCTACAAATCATTTGTCCTGCAACATGGTCCATGCTTatgttttttcattctttttcttttttcaagggAAGGCTCCGTGCTGATGTTATTACCTACGCTAGAAAGGGAATCACAGCATTCATGTTTTGTTACTTCCTAGCTTGCGACAACTCTGATTGAAATGGTTGACACTTAACAGAACCATGATGAGCTTTTGTTTATCACACTGAATCGGTGGACTTTGTCCATGAGATTGTGAAGTGCCTTTGTTGATGCCAGCAAAAGATGGCAGCATGATGACTGATATGTGATTTCGTTGATTGTAACCATCATCATCGGTCGGTATGGACTTGGTAAATACACTTCAGGGATATTATAAGATCAGTTTAGAAAAAGGCTACAATCGAAGCCATTGATCGCCATCGATGTAATTCTGATCCAGGAAAGGGCGTGCTTCGTTGTAGTTGAGTGATCTTGCCCATTGTACTCTCTTCTCAAATTGGCACCCTTACCACTGCAATTGAACTCTCCAAACCAGGCCGTCCTGCAAAATCGACATCAATTAAGTCCTTCAGAGTTGCAATTTTTCATCTCCTGATTTCAAGTGAATGAACTAACATAGACTGGCTCTAAGGCCTACACTAGTAAACAAGATTATCCTGCAGAGTTCTTCATGAATGGCAATGGCACTTTGATAACATGGCTTTTGCTTTTAGCTATCCCTCTACTAATtgtcattgtttttttttttaatcagagATGCTTGTACCTTGTTCTTGATGGATCTCCCCAGTCACTCCATCCTTCAGGGATAATGATGCCTTCCAGTTGGCAGTAGGAATAGACCACTCTTGCATACCTTCCCCAAGCTCTCCCCAAGTAGAGAATCCCAGAGCCATCCAGCCTACAGTCCAGGAAAGAGAACCCGGAATCATCCTTTGGTGAATTCCTCTGAGAAGCTGCGACTGCTCCATAGCTCATTGCAACTGCATGAAGTCTGCAGCCCTGCTTCACATCAAGACACTGATGAATAGATCCGAGGCTACAAGATCTAAGCAGAACAATTTGAACGTCTCACTGTTCTCCAATCACCCATATTATGTGCACAATCAATTTATCTCACTAAACTACCTACATAGGGTATGAAAATTGCAGCAACTATACTTTCAGCACACGTTAGTGATGAGTTGTTGAactttaaagagaaaaaaaatcaaaactaaaaatCATACTTGGAACCAGAACATCCTGCTTTATAGAAAAATTTATGCCAACCAATTCAATGTCAAAATAGTTCGGAGAATCAGCACTTGATGACTGAATTCACAAAGAGAATGTAAACTCGCGCATGCTGATATAAATCGAGAGAAACTTCCCTTAATTAAGAGAGAGATTTGTTGCTCAGACATAACCTGATACAAAGATCTTGCATTTCCAAATATGAAATCAATGGATCCTTGGACGTAGCATTCCAAGAAATAATGCCTGCCCATATGATCAAAAAGTGTGTCTTGAGATCCCAAAATCCTGCATCTATATAACATGGCCTTGTCCCCGGACAGTCTCAACGCCACTGCTTGCATTCCTATTGCACCTGGACCTGCACCTTGTGCTGTGTTCTGCCACCCAGTCCATTTCAAGATATCAGAACCAAAGAACGTTAGAAATTTTCTTTTCTGTATATCTATTCCAAATAACATATCTTGCTTTTGCTACGAATTCTGGGTACCTCAAAAGTAATTCCTTTTGCGCAGAAGTAATCAGATTCTACGGCAACTGATGCAGAGTAAAAGGTCCCAACCGTCTGGCCATTGGGACCTCGATCAGATGCCCTCGAATGCCAGGAGATAACAGTTTGAGAGCTCCCAGTCGCAATGAATGAAATATAAGGCTTTCTCATGGGAATGATCACCTTCTCTCTGCAAAAATCCAAATTTTGTGATGTTTACATGTGGAAAAAAGAGAAACATCTGGGCAATGAGACCATGTTCTAATGAAATACAGAAATTAACGAAGGCTTGTCAATTTGAAGGCAGCTTTGCAAGTTTTTGACACAACGGAAGGATGAAGAAGTATAACATTTTCGCAATCCAACGTTCGAcggagaaaaatgaaaagaaaagaaaaatgagcaAACTACTGGCCAAAATAGAACTGCTGATCAAATGACCAGTGCCCTCTTATAAACCCAATTACATTTCTAGTGCTACTAGCTTGAATACCTAAAGTTAACGGAAAACACATTTTTTTCCTCCCAAAATTGTCGAGCATAAACAACAAGGACTCATGAAAAACATTACATAATAACATCctaatatctttaaaaaaaaaaaaaaaaagaaaagagaaaaggaaaaaccCAAGCTATAGAAAAAAGGATACAAATCATCAAGTACATCACATAATACGTTCATGGTCTCATGGCTTCTCCACACTCACCTATACACTCCTGGAGAAATAAATATTTTCACTCTTTCCTTATTACCATCTGGAATCATATTCACCGCTCCCTGCACCGTCCTCGAATCTCCACTCCCATCCTTCGACACCAAGATGACCCGATTGTGAGCCCCGTCCTTAAAATTGTTGTTCCCAGAGTAATTCTCTGCACTGAAGTCATCCCAAGAAATGAAGTCCTTGTACTGCATCTGGGTTCCCTGACAGCTCAAGACCCTGCAACAAGCCACAACAAAGAGACTGAAAACAAAGAAGTTCATCTCTCTCcacctctatctctctctctctaactccCTGCTTTGGAGTTTGTCATTCTTCTGGATCTTATAGAGTGTGGAAGTTATAGAGAGTGGAGGCGTTGAAGGGGTGGGAAAATGATGATGGTATTAAATGTTGGGAGCGTAGTTCTTGCTTTTCTCCTCTTTATGTAATGTTGGATTCTATAAGACTAACGGTTGGATAAGGTAATAAGACATACAAAGAATTCGTGCGCGTAGCAAGAAGAGGTGCCTCCAGGTGGTTAATGAGTAGTTAGACTGTTTGAGACGCAACGGTTACGTCTTATATTGTAACTGAACCAGGATGGTGAAAGACTAAAGCCCTgccggcttttttttttttttccttttttggtaaagaaaaaaaaaaaaaatgttaatgtTGTACGGTTACGTGAATTATATTTGAGCATTGGGTCGATCTATGATACGAAGAGACTAATAGAAACAAaaacagcgagagagagagattgcGAAATCCAATTAACCCGCAGGCGAGTTTAGCAGGCATTCAAATTTTAGGATGGGAAGTTGAAGCCCATGCTTTTGCATTGGCAGCCGGCATTGATTTCTTGGCTCATGGCGTAACAATTTGGGAATGGATACACGTTCAtttatgaataaattatagtaaaatttttaaaagatgatGGAATCTAACTTTATATATTTTGACTCACTATtggaatcaaaattggaatggaTCATAATGGGAATCGGAATAGCTGTATTTCATAATGTATTTGAATTATGActcgaatcaaaatcaaaataggaTTTGAATGctagagaaaaattaaaattagattttggaGGGTTAGGGATTTTCATTTCTTCTGAAACCAAAATAGAATTGGACTCCTTCAAACAAATGACTAAAATAAAATTACTCATTCACATTCGAAGCCCAACTCCATGCAATCAAACATGCCCTTATTCTTTACTAGGCCAAGTACCATGATTGGCTCCTATTTACAATATGGTGATTGTTAGGCAAAAAATGATACATCCATTTTCCATATCTAAtacaagaaaaggaaaagagagtGTACAAAGGACATATCTTTACAAAAAAACTATGCATTCGAGTTTCAAACATACAAAAATTGGCATTCAAGATTTTATCTTAGATCGCTTTTTTATTGTTGAGACAGATTATCATGGGTCTGATGATGCACATACCTAACCCCTCAAAAGTTTCTGTTGTTTGAGAATATGAAGATTGAAAACTgtatcttttctttttgtttaggCTAACTTATTGGCCAATTCATATTGATATAGTCATGTTGCATTGCCATTAATCTAGTTtttctttctgttttttttttttttttgattgaatggGAAGTGCAAGATGCTCTCTCCCTGCTTTATTGAAGATCAGAAGCACATTCAGGTTCTAGTCAAGATCAATGTACATACAATTACATAAATGGATGAGGAACGTGAAAAGATAAATTCCTAATAAAAGAAAACAAAGGGAGAATAGGTGAAAAACTAGGGGACATGAGAAAACATGGGAAGCCTCTTCAAAAGCATCTTTCATATCGCTATTTTTCCTAAATTTGAAGGTTTTAAAGTGCAGTGTGTGGTGGCAGAAGACTGGGTTCAAAATGTGGCTTAATGTTGTCCAAGTCTGTCTCAATCCAATTTACAACTTTACGTCTACACCCGAGTTGAACTCTCACGTGCGGCTTAATTTGCAGATAAGTATAAGTATTTtaacaaaatttgatttaaatgagaatatcataaattataaatagaCATAAATGATCTAATAAATTGTAGACAGAAATAATCTAAtagctttttttttcttaaaaaaaaaaatgacgtaAAATTCATTTATAAGACGCTCGGTTGTTTGACATTTTTTTTATTGGTACTCTTGGAGATGTGGAGTTTATTTATAAGAGCTTGACCAAAGAATCAAattttctacatatttttttaaataataagttAAAACCTTgctcaaaaaataataaatatattgaaAGGCAAGCGAGTTATGCCTGGTATCGATTCTTCTTCAAACCAATTTGATAAAGTTTGGGTTCTAGTTTTCGGACATTTAATAGTTTATCGAGTTAGAATAGGTGGCATTAATTCTTCTTCAAACCAAGTCGATAATgtttaataattttaatcatgaaGCGAGTAAATTCAAGAAAGCGGCTGAGGGATGAAAGTTCTGAGGAAAAGGTATGCATAGGTGGTGACTAGAGTTGGAAGGCTGGGCCTGCTTTCAAGTTTGCTGTATATAAACGTGCGAGATAGAATGCCATATATAAGCACGATGATGTTTCTTTCTGGGGCCAAATTAACTGCACAGTAATTAGGAGAATCATGGATGGATGTTAAGGGTGGCAATTGGATCGAGTCAATGCAGATTGGGtcaaaaaattatcaatccaAATCTAACTGTTTATTAAATGTCCAAAAATTTAAACCTGAATCTAACcggtttattaaacaggtaatctGACCCAATCTATTTAAtcatttattaaatatatcaaattagattaaatgagttaaataggTAAACAattgggttaaatgggtcagaaatatgttaagtagattttaaaaagattaaatagattaaattgatcagaaataggttaaacatgttttaaatagattaaacgggttaaatggaTTATTGGCTCAATC
This genomic window from Elaeis guineensis isolate ETL-2024a chromosome 13, EG11, whole genome shotgun sequence contains:
- the LOC105056108 gene encoding LOW QUALITY PROTEIN: pectinesterase QRT1-like (The sequence of the model RefSeq protein was modified relative to this genomic sequence to represent the inferred CDS: inserted 1 base in 1 codon), with the protein product MNFFVFSLFVVACCRVLSCQGTQMQYKDFISWDDFSAENYSGNNNFKDGAHNRVILVSKDGSGDSRTVQGAVNMIPDGNKERVKIFISPGVYREKVIIPMRKPYISFIATGSSQTVISWHSRASDRGPNGQTVGTFYSASVAVESDYFCAKGITFENTAQGAGPGAIGMQAVALRLSGDKAMLYRCRILGSQDTLFDHMGRHYFLECYVQGSIDFIFGNARSLYQGCRLHAVAMSYGAVAASQRNSPKDDSGFSFLDCRLDGSGILYLGRAWGRYARVVYSYCQLEGIIIPEGWSDWGDPSRTRTAWFGEFNCSGKGANLXKRVQWARSLNYNEARPFLDQNYIDGDQWLRL